The Patescibacteria group bacterium DNA segment ATTTTTTTAAATAATAATTAAATTATGGAAATTAGAAATATTGCTATCATCGCACATGTTGATCATGGTAAAACAACCTTAACTGATGCTTTAATGAAGCAAACTGGCATGACAGATGGGTCAGTGACGATGGATAGCAATGACATGGAAAAAGAAAGGGGCATTACGATTTATTCTAAAAATACATCGGTTTTTTATAATGGAACTAAAATAAACATCGTTGATACGCCTGGCCACGCTGATTTCAGCTCTGAAGTTGAACGAATTTTGCGTTCAATTGACTGCGTCCTTCTTTTGGTGGATGCTCAAGAGGGTCCCATGCCTCAAACTAAGTTTGTTTTAAAAAAATCATTAGAACTTGGATTAAAACCAATTGTCGTTATTAATAAAATTGATAAGCCTGACGCTCGACCAGAAGAAGTTAGAGAGATGGTTTTTGAATTATTTTTAGATTTGGGAGCTAGCGATGAACAGTTAGATTTTCCGGTTATTTTTGCCACTTCAAAACTAGGCATAGCTAAATTGAATTTAGCAGATGAATCAACTGATTTAAACCCACTTTTAGATTTAATTTTAGATAAAGTTGTGCCGGTTCCAGCTAAGATGGTTGATGAGTTATTTAGCGCTCAACCTTTTAATTTAGCTTATGATAATTTTTTAGGCCGATGTGCTATTTGTCGAATTTATTCTGGAAAAGTTAAAAATGGTCAAACAATAAAAATAATTAATTCAGAAAAAAATAATCGGAGTGGTAAAATAACCAAGCTTTTTACTTTTCATGGCTTGGAAAGAAAAGAAGTCGAAGAAGCTGTGGCTGGTGATATTGTAATGATTGCTGGATTTCCAAATATTAATATCGGTGAAACTCTGGTTGAAAATGAATCTCAAATTCCTCTGCCGGATATTAAAATAGACGAGCCGACAATTTCTTTAAATTTTTTAGTTAACAATTCGCCCTTTGCTGGCCGAGAAGGAAAATTTGTAACCAGTCGACAATTGAAAGAGCGTTTAGAAAAAGAACTTGAGGTGAATGTTGGTCTTAAAGTAGATTTTTCAGAAACAGCTTATTATAATGTTTGCGGTCGAGGAGAATTACATATCGCTATTTTACTTGAGAATTTGCGACGTGAAGGTTATGAACTCCAAGTTTCACAACCAAAAGTTATCATTAAAAAAGAAAATGGTCTGGATCTTGAACCATTCGAGGAATTAACCATTGATGTGCCAGAAAAAAATTCAGGTGTCGTAATTGAAAAAATTTCTAAAAGACGAGGTCAATTAATTAATATAAAAAATCATCATAATCAAAGTCGTTTAATTTTTGAAATTCCAACGCGCGGTTTACTTGGTTATCGCAATGAATTTGTGGTTGATACGCGTGGTGAAGGAATTTTATGTACTCATTTTTTAGATTTTAAACCCTTTGTCGGAGAAATAGAAAAAAATGAGCTAGGTTCAATGATTTCTGGATTTTTAGGCAAATCCTCAGCCTATTCTTTAGCTAATTTACAAGAAAGAGGTTCCTTATATATCGGACCAAATGTTGAAGTTTATGAGGGTATGGTAATCGGAAATGTTGCCAAGGGAAATGATATGGTTGTTAATCCAATCAAGGGTAAAGCTTTAACTAATATGCGTGCTTCCGGTGCTGATGATGCCATAAAATTAGTTAATCCACTTGAAATCTCATTAGAACGTGGGCTAAGTATTGTTGGAGAAGATGAATATTTAGAAGTGACGCCTAAAAATATTCGTTTAAGAAAAAAAATGCTAACTGCTATTGAAAGAGCGCGCCACAAAAAGAAGTAAAATAAAATTATATTTTTTAAACTCATCAATTTTTGTTGGTGGTTTTTTTATTTAATATATATTACGTGGTTTTTAGTTTGTCTAACAACTAAATTTATGCTAAAATATATTCAATATGTCGCAGATTAAATTTAATTGGCCAATTTGTGGCCATCAAAATATAGTCAATTTTTTACAACACAGTATTCAACAAGATAATTTAATGAATGCTTATTTATTTTATGGTTCACAACATTTAGGTAAAACTGCTGTGGCAAAATATTTTATTCAATCTATTTTTTGTTCAGCCGAACAACGGCCTTGTCAACAATGCGTTTTGTGCCAACAAATTCAAAAAAATATCCATCCAGACATTATTTGGTTGACTCGAAATGAAGATAAAAAAAACATTACCATTGAACAAATTCGGGAATTACGCCAAAAATTAAGATTAGAATCGTTTTTAAACTCTTATAAAATAGCCGTTATTCAGCAAGCAGAATTAATGACTACCGAAGCCAGTAACGCCTTATTAAAAACATTGGAAGAGCCTAGTTGGCACACGATTATTATTTTAATTGCCGATCAAATCAAGTTGATTCCTAGTACAGTTATTTCACGTTGCCAAACTTTAAATTTTAAAACAGTTAGCCGTCAGACTATTAGTCAATTTTTAAAAGATAATTCTAAATTAAATAAATTAGATATTGAAAAAATTGTAGCTTTGAGTCTGGGTCGGCCAGGCATAGCGATGAATTTTATTCAGCAAACCGATAGTTGGCTTGAACATACTAAACGAGCGAAGGAATTTGTAAATCAAATTTTAGTTAATCAAAATTTAAATCAGCGTTTTAAATATATTCAGCAACTGGCTGGCGAACAAAAAACTTTTATTGAATCTCAAAATTCATGGCAAGAAGATTTGATGATGTGGAGTTTGATTGTTAGGGATCTAATTTTAATTAAAAAAAATTTAAGTCAGGCGATAACTTATCTAGAATTTGAAAATCAATTACGCCAAGTTACTTCAGATTACACACTTCAACAATTAACCAAATTTTTATATAATATACAACAGACGGGCATGTATTTAAAGCGCAATTTAAATCCTAAATTGGTTTTAGAAAATTTAATTCTTTCAATATAAATTTATGTCTAAGAAAATTTTATTTCTTATAACAATTTTAATTTTAATCTTACCTTTGTCTGGATGTATTACAATTAAAACTCAAAAAGACGCACCCAATGGTGGTATTTTTAAGGCTGTCGATGGGGCCATTGGCGTTGAAAGCTGGCAACAAAAAAATTTCATTGAGCAAATTGAAATTAAAAAATTTTTATCAAAAAAAACCGAAGTACGCACCATTGATTTAGCCAATATCAAAGAAATTATTTTTGATCCACAAGAAAGTCAAATTTTATATATTATTACCAACCAAGGTTTGCATGTCTCGTATGATGGAGCTGAAAAATGGACTAAAATTCATCCAGCTGGTAATATTAGTTCTTTAGCTACTCACCCGAGTGATCGCAATATTTTGTATTTAGCGGTTGGTAATTTAATTTATAAAACTTGGGACGCAGGGAATCAATGGCAAAATATTTATACTGAGGCAACTGGCGCAGGAATTAATAGTTTGGCCATAGACAGCTATGATGCACGTAAAGTTTATGCTGGTCGATCAGACGGGACATTAATTCGTAGTTTAGACAATGGTGACAGTTGGGACGTGGTCGAAAAATTTGACAATCCCATTAATAAAATATTGATTAATAAAAATGATACACGCATTATTTATATAGTGACACAAGATAAGGGTGTTTTTAAAACGACTGATTTAGGTGCCAATTGGCAGGATATTATTAATAGCGAAGTTAAAAAGGAATATAAGGGTATTACAACTATTTATCAGATTATGTTAAATTATGCTCATCGCGATGCTATTTTAATGGCAACTAACTATGGTTTGGTCGAAAGTTTAGATGGGGGACAGACTTGGCAAGCCTTTAATTTATTGTCAGCACCCAATAGTATGGTTTTTTATTCTTTAGCTGTAAATCCGCAAAATGATAATTATATTTATTACGGAACTAAAAATAATATTTATAAAACCACTGATCGAGGAGGCACTTGGATTACTCAAAATTTACCAACTTCCAGAACACCCACCAGTTTAAAAGTAGACCTAGATGATGGTCAAATTATTTATATGGGTGTGACTAAATTTGAAGAAAAAAAGGGTGGCTTATTTCGGTCGGGCTTGTAATTAGCAATTTAATTATTTAATTATTAATTTTTTAAATTAAATTTTATGAATCAAATCATTGAACAACACAATGCCAAATTTGACCAAATTATTGAACATTTAAAAACCGAATTGAAGGAATTACACATTGGTCGAGCTCAACCGAGTTTAGTTGAAAATGTAAAAATTGAATCTTATGGCACTCAAACACCTTTACAGCAATTAGGGAGTATTACGGTGAGTGATGCGAGATCGTTAGTTATTCAAATTTGGGATAAGAGTATTTTAAAAAATGTTGAAAAAGCTTTAATTGATTCACCAATTGAAATGAGCGTGAATGTGGACGGAGAACTGATTCGAATTAATTTACCAGCTTTAACCGAGGAACGTCGACAACAATTAACCAAAGTTTTACATCAACGTTTGGAACAGGCCAAAATTGCAGTTAGAAATTTGCGAGATGAGGTTAGAGATGAAATTATGCAAAAGTTTAGAGATAAAGAATTAACCGAAGATGATAAATATCGTTTATTTGAGGAATTGGATAAATTTACCGGCGAATATAATGATAAAATTAAAGAGATTGGCGAAAATAAAGAAAAAGAGATTATTACAGTTTAAATTTAATCATTGATTAAAAAATAATAAAATATGCTAACAACTATTTTAGTTTTTGTTTTAGTTTTAGGCTTAATCGTTTTTGTGCACGAATTGGGCCATTTTTTAACTGCTAAAAAATTTGGAGTTAAAGCTGAGGAATTTGGTTTTGGTTTTCCGCCACGCATCTGTGGTTGGCGGAAGGTTGGAGATAAACGAAAATTTTTTTTGGGCAACAAAGATATTTATTCTGATGACACAATTTATTCTTTAAATTGGATTCTGCTTGGCGGTTTTGTTAAAATTAAGGGTGAAAATGGTGAATCAAATCAAGATAAAGACAGTTTTAGTTATCAAAAAATTTGGCGTCGAACTTTAATTTTATCAGCTGGCGTTTTAATGAACGTAATTTTAGCTTTTATAATTTTTTCGGTTGGTTTTTCGGTTGGTTTACCCCAGTCTTTAGATGGTGACTTGCCCAACAGCGCTAGAATAAAAAATAGACACATTCAAATTATTGAAGTTTTGGCTGATTCGCCAGCTGATGAACGGGGGATTAAAATGGGAGATATTTTAATTGCGATTGATGATCAAGAATTTAAAAATATTTCAGAAATTCAGCAATACGTTGATCAACATCAGTCTCAAAATATTAATTTAACTTTACAAAGAGGTCAAGATAAAATTAATCAAGACATCGTACCAATTAAAAACGACGATCAGACCTCAGCTAAAATTGGAGTAAGTTTATCGGAAACTGGCATTGTCTCATATCCATGGTATAGAGCTATTTTATTAGGTATAACCACAACTATCAGTTTGTTGTGGTATATTGTTGTAGCCTTGTTTACGATAATTAAAAATTTAATTTTAGGTGCTGGTGTGCCAGAGGGTGTGGCCGGGCCAATTGGAGTAGCGGTTTGGACTGGTCAACTGGTAGATTTAGGTTGGATGTATGTTTTAAATTTTGTAGCCATCTTGTCGTTAAATTTGGCAATTATTAATTTTTTGCCCTTTCCAGCCTTAGATGGGGGACGAGTCTTATTTTTAGTTATTGAAAAATTACGTGGCAAGCCGGTTGATCAAAGGATAGAAAATTTAATCCATAGTATCGGTTTTATTTTATTAATTCTTTTGATGGTTTTGATAACTTATCGCGATATAGTTAAATATATATTTTAATAAAATTTATGAAGATCAACCTACCCTTTAAAATTGACGCATCTTCCAAAGAGATCATGGACTTAATGCGCTCTTGTAGTTATCATCTAATTCATGATAGAATGAATAATAAATTGAGTTATGTGCGTCCGTTGGGTAATTATCATTATCCAAGATTTCATATTTATATTGAAAATAATCCCCAGGGCGAATTAATTTTAAATTTACACTTAGATCAAAAAAGTGTAAGTTACGGAAGGCAGACGGCACATAGTGGGGAATATGATGATGAGACGGTAAAACAAGAAGGTGAGCGTTTAAAAATATTTTTAAATTTGAAAGCTTAAAATTATGTTACAATCAAAATTATTTACCAAAACAACTAAAACCATACCTCGAGATGAAATCAGTGTTAATTCCCAGCTTTTAATTAGAGCTGGCTTTATTGATAAAACCATGGCTGGGGTTTATTCATATTTACCTTTAGGTTTGAAAGTTTTAAATAAAATTAAAAATATTATTAGAGATGAAATGGACGCTATTGGTGGACAAGAAATTTTAATGCCCGCTTTAACCCCAAAAGAAATTTGGCAACAAACTCAACGCTATGACAATTTTGATGCTTTGTTTAAATTAAAAGGTATTGGTGATAAGGATTATGTTTTAGGTGCAACTCATGAGGAAGTGGTTACACCTTTAGTTAAAAATTTTGTTCAGTCATATAAAGATTTACCAGTTTATGTTTATCAAATTCAAGACAAATATCGTAATGAACCACGCGCTAAATCGGGTTTATTGCGCGGTCGAGAATTTAGTATGAAAGACTTATACTCTTTTCATCTAGATGAAAAGAATTTAGATGAATATTACGAAAAAGTTAAACAAGCTTATTTTAAAATTTTTAAACGAGTTGGTTTGGGCGAGATGACTTATTTAACTTATGCGTCTGGTGGTGTTTTTTCAAAATATTCGCACGAATTTCAATCTTTGGCTAAAACTGGAGAAGATATAATCTATCTTTGTAATAAATGTCACAACGCTTTAAATAAAGAACTAATTAAATCTGAAGGTAAAAAATGTCCGGAATGTGGCAACCTAGAATTAGAAGAAAAAACAGCCATTGAGGTGGGAAATATTTTTAAATTAGGTACTAAATTTTCTCAAGCTTTTGATTTAAATTATACTGACGAAAATGGCCAGCTTCAACCAGTTTTAATGGGTTGTTATGGTATGGGACCATCGAGAATTATGGGAGCCGTGGTAGAAATTCATCATGACACTAATGGAATAATTTGGCCACAAGAAATTACACCTTATCAAGTTCATTTATTAAATTTAGCTAGTCAACAGAAATTAACCGATAAAATTTATGAAACTTTACAAAAACGGCATATTGAAGTATTATATGATGATCGCGAGGTTTCACCAGGTACAAAACTTAAAGATGCTGATTTAATCGGTTTACCGTGGCGATTGGTCGTAAGCGATAAGACGGGAGATAAGGTTGAAATTAAACAGCGAACCAGTCAGGATATTAAATTAATTAAAGCTCAAGATATAATTAAAATTATTAATAAATAATATGTTTAAAAAGTTATTGGGTCATTTTATTCGAGCACACGACATGGGGATTGATATGGGAACAGTTAATACTTTAGTTTATGTCAGAGATAAAGGAATTGTAATTAATGAGCCATCAGTCGTGGCAATTAATACTAAATCAGATCAAATTTTAGCAATTGGCGATGAAGCTAAAAAAATGTTAGGGAAGACGCCAGAACATATTTTAGCGACTCGACCGTTAGAACGTGGAGTAATTTCTGATTTTGAGGCTACTGAAAAAATGATTCATTATTTTATTGATAAAGTTCATCAAACTAAAAATTTATTTTTACCTCACCCACGCATTGTAACGGGTTTACCATTAGACGTGACGGAGGTTGAAAAAAAGGCAGTTGAAGATGCTATTTTGCAGGCCGGAGCTCAACGTGTTTATTTGGTCGAAGAGCCTTTGGCAGCAGCGGTTGGCGCTCATTTACCAATTGAACAGCCGACCGGCTATATGATTGTTGACTTAGGGGGTGGCACAACTAAAATTGCGGTGATTTCTTTGGGAAGTATTGTTAGTCAAAAAAGTATTGATGTCGCTGGTCAAGAATTGAACAAAGATATTGTTCAGTATGCCCAAGACGAATTAAATATTTTATTAGGCGAAGAAACGGCTGAAAGATTAAAGATTAAAATTGGTTCGGCGGTGGTAGAAAAAGAGTTAAAAGAATTAAAAGTTAGGGGTCGTGATTTAAATACTGGCTTACCACGAGAGATAGTTTTAAATGAGGGACAGGTACTAGAAGCCATTAATCGATCACTAAGAATTATAGTTGATAATATAAAATACGTTTTAGAGGTAACACCACCAGAATTAGTGTCAGATATTTATGAACGGGGACTTTTCTTGAGTGGTGGCGGTGCTTTATTAAGAAACATTGACCAATATATTAGTCAACAAATTAATATTCAAGTAAATTTAATTGACGATCCTTTAACGGCAGTTGTGCGTGGCACGGGAGCTATTTTAGAAAATTTAGAAACCTTAAAAGAGGTTTTGATTCCATCTGCCAAGGAAGAAGCAAAAGAAAACAAAATTTAAATTTTTAAGTTTAAATTATTTTGACTTATGTCAAGGTTTAACCAATCAAAATTTAAACTGGCGGGGTTTGTTATACTTCTGCTTATTTTTTTATTATTTTTTGGAATTTTATCAGGTTTTAAAAATATAGTATTTAAAATTACTCAGCCTTTCAGTCGAGCTTTTTATGGCCTAAGCCAACGTGTTAACGATTCAATTGGTTGGTGGCAATATCGCGAAAGCTTTGCTGAAATACAAAATAAATTAGAATTGGAAATTAAAGATTTAGCGCTAGATCAAGTGGCTTTATTAAAATTAAAAGAAGAAAACCAAATTTTACGTCAAAATTTAGATTTTTTTAATCAAAAAAATTATGATTATAAATTAGCTAATTTAATTAGTAAAACTAGTCCGAGTTATTTAAACAATACTGACCAAGAAAATTTATGGATTATTGATCGAGGTTGGCAGGATAATTTAAAAAAAGATTATGCTGTTATCGTGCCACGCCAGACTAATCAAAATACGGTTGAAGGATTTTTGGTTGGTAAAATTTTTAAAGTTGAAAAAAATCAATCTTGGGTTTTGCCAGTTTTAGCTAATCAAAGCAAAATAGCCGCTAAAATTCTTAGTCAACAGCAAACAACGGGCTTAGTTGAGGGTATGTATAATCAAAATTTAAAAATGGATTTAATTCCACAAGATCAAGAAATTTACCAAGGAGACTTAGTTATAACTTCTGGTCTTGAGCCAGGAATGCCAGGTGATTTAATTCTAGGTCGAGTTAAAGAAATTGAAGAAACTAATTTACAAAAAATATTTAAAACTGCTCTAATTGAACCGTTAATTAATTTTGATCATATTAATTTAGTAACAGTTTTAATTCCACATGCAGAATAAAGCTTCAAAATCGTTTAAATTTATTTTTTATTTTATTTTAGCTGGATTAATTATTTTATTTCAGCTTAATTTTTTAAATCAAGTTCCGTATTTTAAAAATTTAAATTTGATTTTAGTTGGTTTAATTTTTTTAATTTTTATTAAAATTAAACACACTTGGTTTTATTTTTTATTAGTTGGTCTAATATTAGATTTGATTTTACCTTTGAATGATGGTTTTCTACTGATATACTTTGGTATAATTTGGTTAGTTAATATTTTTTTAATTCAGAAAATTATTATTGCTAATCAGGTGGTTAGTTTATTTTTGCTTTTATGTATTGATATAGTTTTTTATTATATATATTTATGGCTAGGTTTTTATGTATTAAATTTATTTTGGTCAACAACATCTAGTTTTGTTTTTAGCTGGCAAATATTAAAAGAAATTTTGCAACACATATTAATAAATAGTATTTTTTTAATTTTAATTTATTTTATTTTTAAAAATAAAATTGATCAATTACATGAAGGAAGTAAACCCTTTTATACCACAATTGGATAAAAATTTTAAAGAATATTCAGTCGGCAAACTAAAGGAGCATGAAATTGAGGGTGATTTTACCAGTGCCAGCCGAGCAAAATTTTTAAAACTTAGTTTTAATTCTAAAAATATTACTTGGATTTTTATTGTTTTTTTTCTGGGTATAATTGTTTTGGCAAGTAGATTATTTTTTTTGCAAATAGTAAAAAACGATTATTATTTAAATCTGGCCGAAGGCAATCGGATTCGTCTACACACAATTTTAAGCCCACGAGGAATTTTTTATGATCGCAATAATCAACCCTTAGTTAAAAATGTTCCTAGGTTTTTTTTACAAATTGTGCCAGCTGATTTACCATTAGACATAACCGAGCGTAATAATTTAATTCAACAAGTTAGCAATCAAACGCACATTATTCAATCTAAGATTGAAGATAGATTGGCAACAGTTTCAAAATATTCGTACCAACCAATTGTTTTTGATCAAACTTTGGATTATCAAACGGCTTTACTTTTTAAAACCCAGGAAAACAATTTGCCGGGTTTTAACATTGTAACTCAAGAATCGCGTGAATATCTTTATCCGCAAGCCTTGGCGCACGTTTTGGGCTATATTGGTATAATTTCTAGCGAAGAGATTCAAAAGCTTGAAAAAGAAAATTATACTTCACAAGATTTAATTGGTAAAACCGGTTTAGAATATTTTTACGAACCATTTTTAAAAGGTCAAAATGGTGTCGAAAAGGTTGAAGTGAATTCTATCGGTAAAGTTGCACGTGTTATTGATAGTCGTGCGCCTCAATCAGGTCAAGATATATATTTAACCTTGGATTTAGATTTACAACTTAGATTAACTGAAATTACGCAAGGAATTTTAGATAAAAATAATTTAGTTCGGGGTGCGGTTATAGCTATGGATCCTCGTGATGGCAGTGTTTTAGCCTTAAATTCTTTTCCAACCTTTGATAATAATAAATTTGTGACCGGTTTTTCACAGTCAGAATTTGAACAGGTTTTTAACAATCCCGATCAGCCATTATTTAAAAGATTTATCCAAGGAGAATATCCACCTGGTTCAGTTATTAAACCTTTAATCGCTTTAGGAGCTTTAGAAGAGGGAATTATTAATCGAAATACCAGTTTTTTAAGCGTAGGTGGTTTTTGGATAAGTGAATGGTTTTTCCCAGATTGGAAAGCTGGCGGGCATGGCTTAACAAATGTGACTAAAGCCATCGCTGAATCGGTTAATACCTTTTTTTATTATATTGGTGGCGGTTACCAAGATTTTCAAGGTTTAGGTTTGGAAAAGATAAATTATTATTTAAAAAAATTTGGTTTGACCCAAGTTACGGGCATAGATTTGGCTAATGAAAAAAGTGGATTTTTACCAACTCAAGAGTGGAAGGAAGAAGTTAAAAATGAAGTGTGGTATATTGGCGACACTTATCATTTGAGTATTGGACAGGGTGATGTGTTGGTTACGCCATTGCAAGTAGCTAATTATACCGCAGCGATTGCTAACGATGGGACGCTTTATCAACCACATTTAATTCAACAGCACCAACCAATAATTTTAAGTCAAAATTTAGTTGATTTTAAAAATTTAGAAATAGTTCAACAGGGCCTACACGAGACAACTTTATACGGTAGCGCCAGCAGTTTTTCGGCTTGGGGAATTAGCGCAGCAGGTAAAACCGGTACAGCTCAGGTGGGTGGTGACAAATTACCACATTCGTGGTTTACCGGATATGCGCCTTATGATGATCCGGAAATTGTTATTACGGTTTTAATTGAAAATGCCGGTGATGGCAGTTTGTATGCTTCACCCATCGCTAGGGAATTCTTAAAATATTATTTCGATCGCCAACCAGTAGTGGATAAACCGCTTGATTAAAATTTAAATTTATTGTATTCTTTACTTTATGTTTTATTAAAAATTAATTATAATTAATCAATATGACGAATCAACAATTTTCCAGTGAAACTTTATATGTTTCCAAAGAGATTTTAGAAAAATTTAGAGAAGAATTAGAAGATCGTAAAACCAACAAGCGTCAAGAAATTGCTCAACACATCAGTGAGGCAAAAGAACTTGGCGATTTATCAGAAAACGCCGAATATAGTCAGGCTAAGGACGAACAAGCTTTTAACGAGGGTAGAATTATTGAATTAGAGAATATTATTAGTAAGGCTAAAGTGGCTTCAAGTCATATTGGCTCAAAAACAGTTAGAGTAGGATCAACGGTCTCAGCTAAAGTTAATGATAGTATAAAAGACTACACCTTGGTTGGTTTAAATGAGGCCGATCCAATTAATAATAAAATTTCTAATCAATCGCCATTGGGACAAGCTTTGATGGATAGAATGGCCGGAGATAGTGGTACTTTTAAAGCTCCCAACGGTGAAGTTAGTTTTAAAATTTTAAAAATCAAATAACTACGTTTTATGTCTCAAGAATTAGAAAAAAACGAATACCAAATTCGAAGAGAAAAATTAGATGATTTGAAACAATTTCAAGCTGATCTTTATCCGGCTCGGGCAAAAAAAACTTGTTCTATCGATCAGCTTAAAATTAATTTTAAGATTTGGTTTAAAAAAAATAAATCAATTAATTTAGTTGGTCGAATTAAAACTAAGCGCGAGCATGGTAATTTAACTTTTGTAAATTTAGAAGATTTAGGTGGTCAGTTTCAATTAGCTTTTTCTAAAAAAGATATTGGAACAGAAAAATATAAAAATTTTGTTAAACTTATCGACATAGCTGATTTTATTCAAGTTACTGGCACTTTATTTACTACTCATCAAGGTGAACCAACTTTAATGGTTAAAAAGTGGCAACTTTTGTCAAAAGCCTTACGACCGTTGCCTGAAAAATGGCATGGCTTAAAAGATCAAGAATTGCGTTATCGTCAGCGTTATGTTGATTTAATTATCAATCAAGATGTGCGCGAATTGTTTATTAAAAAAAGTCAATTTATTCAGAATATCCGTCAATTTTTAATTGACCAAAAATTTTTAGAAGTTGAAACGCCAACTTTAGAGGCTGTGCCTGGTGGCGCTGAGGCCGAACCCTTTATTACCCATCATAATACTTTAGATATTGATTTATATTTACGCATTTCATTAGAATTGCATTTAAAGCGCTTAATGGTGGGTGGCTATGAAAAAGTTTTTGAAATTGGTAAAGTTTTTCGCAACGAGGGCATGAGTCAACAACACTTGCAAGAGTTTACTTTAATGGAATTTTATTGGGCTTATGCCGATTGGCAGGATTTAATGCAATTAACGCAAAAAATGTACGCTCAAGTAATTAAACAAACTTTTAGTAAATTAAAATTTAATTATCAAGGCACACAAATTGACTTTAAAGCTCCTTGGCAAAAAATTAATTATATTGAGATTTTTAAAAAGAAAACCGGTGTTGATTTAGAAAAACCAGATGCAACTGAAAAATTATTTAATTTTTTAAAAACCAAAGATAAAAAGGTTTTTGATGAATTTAAAAAATTACAAGG contains these protein-coding regions:
- the typA gene encoding translational GTPase TypA, whose amino-acid sequence is MEIRNIAIIAHVDHGKTTLTDALMKQTGMTDGSVTMDSNDMEKERGITIYSKNTSVFYNGTKINIVDTPGHADFSSEVERILRSIDCVLLLVDAQEGPMPQTKFVLKKSLELGLKPIVVINKIDKPDARPEEVREMVFELFLDLGASDEQLDFPVIFATSKLGIAKLNLADESTDLNPLLDLILDKVVPVPAKMVDELFSAQPFNLAYDNFLGRCAICRIYSGKVKNGQTIKIINSEKNNRSGKITKLFTFHGLERKEVEEAVAGDIVMIAGFPNINIGETLVENESQIPLPDIKIDEPTISLNFLVNNSPFAGREGKFVTSRQLKERLEKELEVNVGLKVDFSETAYYNVCGRGELHIAILLENLRREGYELQVSQPKVIIKKENGLDLEPFEELTIDVPEKNSGVVIEKISKRRGQLINIKNHHNQSRLIFEIPTRGLLGYRNEFVVDTRGEGILCTHFLDFKPFVGEIEKNELGSMISGFLGKSSAYSLANLQERGSLYIGPNVEVYEGMVIGNVAKGNDMVVNPIKGKALTNMRASGADDAIKLVNPLEISLERGLSIVGEDEYLEVTPKNIRLRKKMLTAIERARHKKK
- the holB gene encoding DNA polymerase III subunit delta' yields the protein MSQIKFNWPICGHQNIVNFLQHSIQQDNLMNAYLFYGSQHLGKTAVAKYFIQSIFCSAEQRPCQQCVLCQQIQKNIHPDIIWLTRNEDKKNITIEQIRELRQKLRLESFLNSYKIAVIQQAELMTTEASNALLKTLEEPSWHTIIILIADQIKLIPSTVISRCQTLNFKTVSRQTISQFLKDNSKLNKLDIEKIVALSLGRPGIAMNFIQQTDSWLEHTKRAKEFVNQILVNQNLNQRFKYIQQLAGEQKTFIESQNSWQEDLMMWSLIVRDLILIKKNLSQAITYLEFENQLRQVTSDYTLQQLTKFLYNIQQTGMYLKRNLNPKLVLENLILSI
- the frr gene encoding ribosome recycling factor; protein product: MNQIIEQHNAKFDQIIEHLKTELKELHIGRAQPSLVENVKIESYGTQTPLQQLGSITVSDARSLVIQIWDKSILKNVEKALIDSPIEMSVNVDGELIRINLPALTEERRQQLTKVLHQRLEQAKIAVRNLRDEVRDEIMQKFRDKELTEDDKYRLFEELDKFTGEYNDKIKEIGENKEKEIITV
- the rseP gene encoding RIP metalloprotease RseP, translated to MLTTILVFVLVLGLIVFVHELGHFLTAKKFGVKAEEFGFGFPPRICGWRKVGDKRKFFLGNKDIYSDDTIYSLNWILLGGFVKIKGENGESNQDKDSFSYQKIWRRTLILSAGVLMNVILAFIIFSVGFSVGLPQSLDGDLPNSARIKNRHIQIIEVLADSPADERGIKMGDILIAIDDQEFKNISEIQQYVDQHQSQNINLTLQRGQDKINQDIVPIKNDDQTSAKIGVSLSETGIVSYPWYRAILLGITTTISLLWYIVVALFTIIKNLILGAGVPEGVAGPIGVAVWTGQLVDLGWMYVLNFVAILSLNLAIINFLPFPALDGGRVLFLVIEKLRGKPVDQRIENLIHSIGFILLILLMVLITYRDIVKYIF
- a CDS encoding His/Gly/Thr/Pro-type tRNA ligase C-terminal domain-containing protein; the protein is MLQSKLFTKTTKTIPRDEISVNSQLLIRAGFIDKTMAGVYSYLPLGLKVLNKIKNIIRDEMDAIGGQEILMPALTPKEIWQQTQRYDNFDALFKLKGIGDKDYVLGATHEEVVTPLVKNFVQSYKDLPVYVYQIQDKYRNEPRAKSGLLRGREFSMKDLYSFHLDEKNLDEYYEKVKQAYFKIFKRVGLGEMTYLTYASGGVFSKYSHEFQSLAKTGEDIIYLCNKCHNALNKELIKSEGKKCPECGNLELEEKTAIEVGNIFKLGTKFSQAFDLNYTDENGQLQPVLMGCYGMGPSRIMGAVVEIHHDTNGIIWPQEITPYQVHLLNLASQQKLTDKIYETLQKRHIEVLYDDREVSPGTKLKDADLIGLPWRLVVSDKTGDKVEIKQRTSQDIKLIKAQDIIKIINK
- a CDS encoding rod shape-determining protein — its product is MFKKLLGHFIRAHDMGIDMGTVNTLVYVRDKGIVINEPSVVAINTKSDQILAIGDEAKKMLGKTPEHILATRPLERGVISDFEATEKMIHYFIDKVHQTKNLFLPHPRIVTGLPLDVTEVEKKAVEDAILQAGAQRVYLVEEPLAAAVGAHLPIEQPTGYMIVDLGGGTTKIAVISLGSIVSQKSIDVAGQELNKDIVQYAQDELNILLGEETAERLKIKIGSAVVEKELKELKVRGRDLNTGLPREIVLNEGQVLEAINRSLRIIVDNIKYVLEVTPPELVSDIYERGLFLSGGGALLRNIDQYISQQINIQVNLIDDPLTAVVRGTGAILENLETLKEVLIPSAKEEAKENKI